The following are from one region of the Osmerus mordax isolate fOsmMor3 chromosome 1, fOsmMor3.pri, whole genome shotgun sequence genome:
- the LOC136959607 gene encoding poly(rC)-binding protein 2-like isoform X2 has product MDSGVIEGGLNVTLTIRLLMHGKEVGSIIGKKGESVKKMREESGARINISEGNCPERIITLAGPTTAIFKAFSMIIEKLEEDISSSMTNSTATSKPPVTLRIVVPASQCGSLIGKGGCKIKEIRESTGAQVQVAGDMLPNSTERAITIAGTPQSIIECVKQICVVMLESPPKGVTIPYRPKPSGSPVIFAGGQAYAVQGQHAIPQPDSSSASISPQLTKLHQLAMQQSPFPIAPNNQGFTGMDASAQTSSHEMTIPNDLIGCIIGRQGSKINEIRQMSGAQIKIANPVDGSADRQVTITGSPASISLAEYLINARLSSEATGLAAN; this is encoded by the exons ATGGACTCCGGTGTCATCGAAGGAGGACTCAATGTCACCCTGACCATCAGGTTGCTCATGCATGGAAAG gAAGTTGGAAGCATTATTGGCAAG AAAGGCGAATCTGTGAAGAaaatgagggaggag agtgGTGCTCGCATCAACATCTCGGAGGGAAACTGCCCAGAGAGGATCATCACCCTGGCTGGTCCCACTACTGCCATCTTCAAAGCATTCTCCATGATCATTGAAAAGCTGGAGGAG GACATCAGTAGCTCCATGACCAACAGCACGGCCACCAGCAAGCCCCCGGTCACCCTGCGCATCGTGGTGCCGGCCAGCCAGTGTGGCTCCCTCATTGGAAAGGGAGGATGCAAGATCAAAGAGATCCGCGAG tcgaCAGGTGCTCAGGTACAGGTTGCAGGAGACATGCTTCCTAACTCCACAGAGAGAGCCATCACCATTGCCGGCACTCCCCAGTCCATCATTGAGTGTGTAAAGCAGATCTGTGTGGTCATGCTGGAG TCTCCCCCTAAAGGGGTCACCATCCCGTACCGGCCCAAGCCCTCAGGATCCCCAGTCATCTTCGCTGGAGGACAG GCGTATGCTGTTCAAGGACAGCACGCGATTCCACAGCCCGAT tcttcctctgcctctatctccccACAGCTCACCAAGCTTCACCAGCTGGCCATGCAGCAGAGTCCTTTCCCCATCGCCCCTAACAACCAGGGCTTCACCG GTATGGATGCCTCTGCGCAAACCAGTTCCCATGAGATGACCATTCCAAATGAT CTGATTGGGTGCATCATCGGTCGCCAGGGCTCCAAGATCAACGAGATTCGGCAGATGTCCGGCGCCCAGATCAAGATCGCCAACCCAGTGGACGGCTCTGCTGACCGGCAGGTCACCATCACCGGCTCTCCGGCCAGCATCAGCCTGGCAGAGTACCTCATCAACGCTAG GCTCTCCTCTGAGGCTACCGGGTTGGCGGCCAACTGA
- the LOC136959607 gene encoding poly(rC)-binding protein 2-like isoform X3 — MDSGVIEGGLNVTLTIRLLMHGKEVGSIIGKKGESVKKMREESGARINISEGNCPERIITLAGPTTAIFKAFSMIIEKLEEDISSSMTNSTATSKPPVTLRIVVPASQCGSLIGKGGCKIKEIRESTGAQVQVAGDMLPNSTERAITIAGTPQSIIECVKQICVVMLEQSPPKGVTIPYRPKPSGSPVIFAGGQAYAVQGQHAIPQPDLTKLHQLAMQQSPFPIAPNNQGFTGMDASAQTSSHEMTIPNDLIGCIIGRQGSKINEIRQMSGAQIKIANPVDGSADRQVTITGSPASISLAEYLINARLSSEATGLAAN; from the exons ATGGACTCCGGTGTCATCGAAGGAGGACTCAATGTCACCCTGACCATCAGGTTGCTCATGCATGGAAAG gAAGTTGGAAGCATTATTGGCAAG AAAGGCGAATCTGTGAAGAaaatgagggaggag agtgGTGCTCGCATCAACATCTCGGAGGGAAACTGCCCAGAGAGGATCATCACCCTGGCTGGTCCCACTACTGCCATCTTCAAAGCATTCTCCATGATCATTGAAAAGCTGGAGGAG GACATCAGTAGCTCCATGACCAACAGCACGGCCACCAGCAAGCCCCCGGTCACCCTGCGCATCGTGGTGCCGGCCAGCCAGTGTGGCTCCCTCATTGGAAAGGGAGGATGCAAGATCAAAGAGATCCGCGAG tcgaCAGGTGCTCAGGTACAGGTTGCAGGAGACATGCTTCCTAACTCCACAGAGAGAGCCATCACCATTGCCGGCACTCCCCAGTCCATCATTGAGTGTGTAAAGCAGATCTGTGTGGTCATGCTGGAG cAGTCTCCCCCTAAAGGGGTCACCATCCCGTACCGGCCCAAGCCCTCAGGATCCCCAGTCATCTTCGCTGGAGGACAG GCGTATGCTGTTCAAGGACAGCACGCGATTCCACAGCCCGAT CTCACCAAGCTTCACCAGCTGGCCATGCAGCAGAGTCCTTTCCCCATCGCCCCTAACAACCAGGGCTTCACCG GTATGGATGCCTCTGCGCAAACCAGTTCCCATGAGATGACCATTCCAAATGAT CTGATTGGGTGCATCATCGGTCGCCAGGGCTCCAAGATCAACGAGATTCGGCAGATGTCCGGCGCCCAGATCAAGATCGCCAACCCAGTGGACGGCTCTGCTGACCGGCAGGTCACCATCACCGGCTCTCCGGCCAGCATCAGCCTGGCAGAGTACCTCATCAACGCTAG GCTCTCCTCTGAGGCTACCGGGTTGGCGGCCAACTGA
- the LOC136959607 gene encoding poly(rC)-binding protein 2-like isoform X4: protein MDSGVIEGGLNVTLTIRLLMHGKEVGSIIGKKGESVKKMREESGARINISEGNCPERIITLAGPTTAIFKAFSMIIEKLEEDISSSMTNSTATSKPPVTLRIVVPASQCGSLIGKGGCKIKEIRESTGAQVQVAGDMLPNSTERAITIAGTPQSIIECVKQICVVMLESPPKGVTIPYRPKPSGSPVIFAGGQAYAVQGQHAIPQPDLTKLHQLAMQQSPFPIAPNNQGFTGMDASAQTSSHEMTIPNDLIGCIIGRQGSKINEIRQMSGAQIKIANPVDGSADRQVTITGSPASISLAEYLINARLSSEATGLAAN, encoded by the exons ATGGACTCCGGTGTCATCGAAGGAGGACTCAATGTCACCCTGACCATCAGGTTGCTCATGCATGGAAAG gAAGTTGGAAGCATTATTGGCAAG AAAGGCGAATCTGTGAAGAaaatgagggaggag agtgGTGCTCGCATCAACATCTCGGAGGGAAACTGCCCAGAGAGGATCATCACCCTGGCTGGTCCCACTACTGCCATCTTCAAAGCATTCTCCATGATCATTGAAAAGCTGGAGGAG GACATCAGTAGCTCCATGACCAACAGCACGGCCACCAGCAAGCCCCCGGTCACCCTGCGCATCGTGGTGCCGGCCAGCCAGTGTGGCTCCCTCATTGGAAAGGGAGGATGCAAGATCAAAGAGATCCGCGAG tcgaCAGGTGCTCAGGTACAGGTTGCAGGAGACATGCTTCCTAACTCCACAGAGAGAGCCATCACCATTGCCGGCACTCCCCAGTCCATCATTGAGTGTGTAAAGCAGATCTGTGTGGTCATGCTGGAG TCTCCCCCTAAAGGGGTCACCATCCCGTACCGGCCCAAGCCCTCAGGATCCCCAGTCATCTTCGCTGGAGGACAG GCGTATGCTGTTCAAGGACAGCACGCGATTCCACAGCCCGAT CTCACCAAGCTTCACCAGCTGGCCATGCAGCAGAGTCCTTTCCCCATCGCCCCTAACAACCAGGGCTTCACCG GTATGGATGCCTCTGCGCAAACCAGTTCCCATGAGATGACCATTCCAAATGAT CTGATTGGGTGCATCATCGGTCGCCAGGGCTCCAAGATCAACGAGATTCGGCAGATGTCCGGCGCCCAGATCAAGATCGCCAACCCAGTGGACGGCTCTGCTGACCGGCAGGTCACCATCACCGGCTCTCCGGCCAGCATCAGCCTGGCAGAGTACCTCATCAACGCTAG GCTCTCCTCTGAGGCTACCGGGTTGGCGGCCAACTGA
- the LOC136959607 gene encoding poly(rC)-binding protein 2-like isoform X1, which yields MDSGVIEGGLNVTLTIRLLMHGKEVGSIIGKKGESVKKMREESGARINISEGNCPERIITLAGPTTAIFKAFSMIIEKLEEDISSSMTNSTATSKPPVTLRIVVPASQCGSLIGKGGCKIKEIRESTGAQVQVAGDMLPNSTERAITIAGTPQSIIECVKQICVVMLEQSPPKGVTIPYRPKPSGSPVIFAGGQAYAVQGQHAIPQPDSSSASISPQLTKLHQLAMQQSPFPIAPNNQGFTGMDASAQTSSHEMTIPNDLIGCIIGRQGSKINEIRQMSGAQIKIANPVDGSADRQVTITGSPASISLAEYLINARLSSEATGLAAN from the exons ATGGACTCCGGTGTCATCGAAGGAGGACTCAATGTCACCCTGACCATCAGGTTGCTCATGCATGGAAAG gAAGTTGGAAGCATTATTGGCAAG AAAGGCGAATCTGTGAAGAaaatgagggaggag agtgGTGCTCGCATCAACATCTCGGAGGGAAACTGCCCAGAGAGGATCATCACCCTGGCTGGTCCCACTACTGCCATCTTCAAAGCATTCTCCATGATCATTGAAAAGCTGGAGGAG GACATCAGTAGCTCCATGACCAACAGCACGGCCACCAGCAAGCCCCCGGTCACCCTGCGCATCGTGGTGCCGGCCAGCCAGTGTGGCTCCCTCATTGGAAAGGGAGGATGCAAGATCAAAGAGATCCGCGAG tcgaCAGGTGCTCAGGTACAGGTTGCAGGAGACATGCTTCCTAACTCCACAGAGAGAGCCATCACCATTGCCGGCACTCCCCAGTCCATCATTGAGTGTGTAAAGCAGATCTGTGTGGTCATGCTGGAG cAGTCTCCCCCTAAAGGGGTCACCATCCCGTACCGGCCCAAGCCCTCAGGATCCCCAGTCATCTTCGCTGGAGGACAG GCGTATGCTGTTCAAGGACAGCACGCGATTCCACAGCCCGAT tcttcctctgcctctatctccccACAGCTCACCAAGCTTCACCAGCTGGCCATGCAGCAGAGTCCTTTCCCCATCGCCCCTAACAACCAGGGCTTCACCG GTATGGATGCCTCTGCGCAAACCAGTTCCCATGAGATGACCATTCCAAATGAT CTGATTGGGTGCATCATCGGTCGCCAGGGCTCCAAGATCAACGAGATTCGGCAGATGTCCGGCGCCCAGATCAAGATCGCCAACCCAGTGGACGGCTCTGCTGACCGGCAGGTCACCATCACCGGCTCTCCGGCCAGCATCAGCCTGGCAGAGTACCTCATCAACGCTAG GCTCTCCTCTGAGGCTACCGGGTTGGCGGCCAACTGA